In one window of Comamonas testosteroni DNA:
- the kynA gene encoding tryptophan 2,3-dioxygenase, which produces MTNESSGCPMHGGAAIVHDEKAQLDFSRDMSYGDYLHLDQILTAQHPLSPAHDEMLFIVQHQTSELWMKLMLHEVRAATAAIANASGATKPDAFKMLARVSRIMEQLVSAWTVLSTMTPPEYSAMRPYLANSSGFQSYQYRCIEFALGNKNAAMLQPHAHRSDLLAQVQAAYESPSLYDVALQLLAREGIAVPADRLQRDWTQPYEASEGVKQAWITVYRDPHKHWDLYQLGEKLADIEDAFRLWRFRHLTTVERVIGFKRGTGGTGGVSYLKKMLDVVLFPEIWSLRTEL; this is translated from the coding sequence ATGACGAATGAATCCTCCGGCTGCCCTATGCATGGCGGCGCCGCCATCGTCCACGACGAGAAAGCCCAGCTCGACTTCAGCCGTGACATGAGCTATGGCGACTATCTACATCTGGACCAGATTCTCACGGCCCAACATCCGCTGTCGCCCGCGCATGACGAGATGCTGTTCATCGTGCAGCACCAGACCAGCGAGCTGTGGATGAAGCTGATGCTGCACGAGGTGCGCGCGGCTACGGCAGCCATTGCCAATGCCTCAGGCGCGACCAAGCCCGATGCCTTCAAGATGCTGGCGCGCGTCTCGCGCATCATGGAGCAGCTGGTCAGCGCCTGGACCGTGCTGTCCACCATGACGCCGCCCGAATATTCGGCCATGCGCCCCTATCTGGCCAACTCCAGCGGCTTCCAGAGCTACCAGTACCGCTGCATCGAGTTTGCGCTGGGCAACAAGAACGCGGCCATGCTCCAGCCCCACGCCCACCGCTCCGATCTGCTGGCCCAGGTGCAGGCCGCCTACGAATCGCCATCGCTGTACGACGTGGCCCTGCAGTTGCTGGCCCGCGAAGGCATCGCTGTGCCTGCCGACCGCCTGCAGCGCGACTGGACCCAGCCCTATGAGGCCAGCGAGGGCGTGAAACAGGCCTGGATCACCGTCTACCGTGACCCGCACAAGCACTGGGATCTGTACCAGCTGGGAGAAAAGCTGGCCGATATCGAGGACGCCTTCCGTCTCTGGCGCTTCCGCCACCTGACCACGGTGGAGCGAGTCATCGGCTTCAAGCGCGGCACCGGCGGCACCGGCGGCGTGAGCTATCTCAAGAAGATGCTGGACGTGGTGCTGTTCCCCGAGATCTGGAGCCTGCGCACCGAGCTGTAG
- the ada gene encoding bifunctional DNA-binding transcriptional regulator/O6-methylguanine-DNA methyltransferase Ada, which yields MPSPLPSTAAANSQTDERMIQCCRWLESEEPMPALEELAQRLGLSPWQLHRNFKRATGLTPKAYAKAYRGRHVRAALAQEASESVTDAAYLSGYEASSSFYKDAPAMLGMAPQSYRRRGQDQRIRFALAECSLGSLLVASTDKGVCCVLLGDDPHALVDDLQQRFAAAQLIGADAQYEQTVAQVVALMEQPRLGLALPLDIQGTAFQQRVWQALQSIPAGKTVSYSELARQLGQPSATRAVASAVAANPIAVAVPCHRVLRNDGSISGYRWGVERKRALLLREAQQAQLKLS from the coding sequence ATGCCCAGTCCTCTGCCTTCCACCGCCGCTGCAAATTCGCAAACAGATGAGCGCATGATCCAGTGCTGCCGCTGGCTGGAGAGCGAAGAGCCCATGCCCGCTCTGGAGGAGCTGGCGCAGCGCCTCGGTCTCAGCCCCTGGCAGTTGCACCGCAACTTCAAGCGCGCCACGGGGCTCACGCCCAAGGCCTATGCCAAGGCCTATCGCGGCAGGCATGTGCGTGCCGCGCTGGCGCAGGAGGCCAGCGAGTCGGTCACCGATGCGGCCTATCTGAGCGGCTATGAAGCCAGCAGCAGCTTCTACAAGGACGCGCCGGCCATGCTGGGCATGGCACCGCAGTCCTATCGCAGGCGCGGCCAGGACCAGCGCATCCGCTTTGCCCTGGCCGAATGCTCGCTGGGCAGCCTGCTGGTGGCCAGCACCGACAAGGGCGTGTGCTGCGTGCTGCTGGGCGATGATCCCCATGCGCTGGTGGACGATCTGCAGCAGCGTTTTGCGGCGGCGCAGCTGATCGGGGCCGACGCCCAGTATGAACAGACCGTGGCCCAGGTGGTGGCCCTGATGGAGCAGCCCAGGCTGGGGCTGGCCCTGCCGCTGGATATTCAGGGCACGGCGTTCCAGCAGCGCGTGTGGCAGGCGCTGCAGAGCATTCCGGCCGGCAAGACTGTCAGCTACAGTGAGCTGGCCCGGCAGTTGGGCCAGCCGAGCGCCACGCGGGCCGTGGCCAGCGCGGTGGCTGCCAACCCGATTGCAGTGGCCGTGCCCTGTCACCGTGTGCTGCGCAATGACGGAAGCATCTCGGGCTATCGCTGGGGCGTGGAGCGCAAGCGTGCGCTGCTGCTGCGCGAGGCCCAGCAGGCCCAGCTCAAGCTCTCTTAA
- a CDS encoding DNA-3-methyladenine glycosylase 2 has translation MLLEVSIALPARYRFDEFVHFHDRDEQQLAERVDAGARSLHKAIMWQRSPALLQLQWQSGQVQVSLHAPQAEPAAADRAALQAMVKRMLGLVYAPGQLELAHGDHPELGALLSRQAGLHVPGSPTPFEALTWAITGQQITVAVAVSLRRKLIALAGEPLAQGGDMPALHAYPDAQRVAALGLDALRGAGFSQAKAQTLLAVAQAVAEDRLPLEDWAARSAAGRWDEEDVAAASAQLLALKGIGPWTVNYTLLRGYGWPDGSLHGDVAVRRAIGLLTGSDKPDARAASDWLEQFRPWRALVAAHLWASLADSAY, from the coding sequence ATGCTGCTTGAAGTCTCCATTGCCCTGCCCGCGCGCTACCGCTTCGACGAATTCGTGCATTTCCATGATCGCGACGAGCAGCAGCTGGCCGAGCGGGTCGATGCCGGTGCGCGCAGCCTGCACAAGGCCATCATGTGGCAGCGTAGCCCCGCCTTGCTGCAGCTGCAATGGCAGAGCGGACAGGTGCAGGTCAGCTTGCATGCGCCGCAGGCAGAGCCGGCTGCGGCAGACCGGGCTGCGCTGCAAGCGATGGTCAAACGCATGCTGGGGCTGGTCTACGCGCCCGGCCAGCTGGAGCTGGCGCATGGCGATCACCCTGAGCTGGGCGCGCTGCTTTCGCGCCAGGCCGGCCTGCATGTGCCCGGCTCGCCCACGCCCTTCGAGGCGCTGACCTGGGCCATCACCGGCCAGCAGATCACGGTGGCCGTGGCCGTTTCGCTGCGGCGCAAGCTGATCGCGCTGGCAGGCGAGCCGCTGGCGCAAGGCGGGGACATGCCGGCGCTGCACGCCTATCCCGATGCACAGCGCGTGGCGGCCTTGGGGCTGGACGCGCTGCGCGGCGCGGGCTTTTCCCAGGCCAAGGCCCAGACCCTGCTGGCCGTGGCCCAGGCCGTTGCCGAGGATCGCCTGCCGCTGGAAGACTGGGCCGCCCGCAGCGCCGCCGGCCGCTGGGATGAGGAGGATGTGGCAGCTGCCTCGGCGCAATTGCTGGCGCTCAAGGGCATAGGGCCGTGGACGGTGAACTACACCTTGCTGCGTGGCTATGGCTGGCCCGACGGCAGCCTGCACGGGGATGTGGCGGTGCGCCGGGCCATCGGTCTGCTCACGGGCAGCGACAAGCCCGATGCGCGTGCCGCCAGCGACTGGCTGGAGCAGTTCAGGCCCTGGCGCGCGCTGGTGGCCGCCCACCTGTGGGCCTCGCTGGCCGACAGCGCCTATTGA
- a CDS encoding helix-turn-helix domain-containing protein — protein MNSTTASQASEQDALFGAAVRARRAQLGITLDQLAQASGVSPGALSRVERGLLATSLRNAMAIAQGLGCELGELVQSAPSAQITRAGENLRFVDEASGVERLALASPSAGVSLVHYHFPPHAASSHFAAHRAGTREVFHVLEGSIQVFTAQEQVLLHAGDTATLVVDSEHRLANASGQPARLLLLVLSPPL, from the coding sequence TTGAACTCCACCACCGCATCGCAGGCATCGGAGCAGGATGCGCTTTTCGGCGCCGCCGTCCGCGCACGCCGCGCCCAGTTGGGCATCACACTGGATCAGCTGGCCCAGGCCAGCGGCGTCTCACCGGGCGCGCTGTCGCGCGTGGAGCGCGGCCTGCTGGCCACCAGCCTGCGCAATGCCATGGCGATTGCGCAAGGCCTGGGCTGCGAGCTGGGCGAGCTGGTGCAAAGCGCGCCCAGCGCGCAGATCACGCGCGCCGGCGAGAACCTGCGCTTTGTCGACGAGGCCAGCGGCGTCGAGCGCCTGGCCCTGGCCAGCCCCAGCGCGGGCGTGAGCCTGGTGCACTACCACTTTCCGCCGCATGCCGCCTCCAGCCATTTCGCGGCCCACCGCGCAGGCACGCGCGAGGTCTTTCACGTGCTCGAAGGCAGCATCCAAGTCTTCACCGCCCAGGAGCAGGTGCTGCTGCATGCGGGCGACACGGCCACGCTGGTGGTGGACAGCGAGCATCGGCTGGCCAATGCCTCGGGCCAGCCCGCACGCCTGCTGCTGCTGGTGCTGTCGCCCCCGCTCTGA
- a CDS encoding SLC13 family permease — translation MYMLLSALPVATVIAALLAGWRSLHAAALGVAVALPVIALAFAQPASQWLAAGSHWTPVLLEVLLIVAGGLLLSEVLRASGAQKALADWLLARAGSGTGAVLLVVHGITPFAESVTGFGVGVTIGIPLLAHFGLPPRKVVLIGLLGLCAVPWGSMGPGTLVAATMAGLPFKELGQASALVSVIPFVITGMAAAALASGPGRRGPALLQGLLSGLSLTAAVALMNTLAGTAPAGALGALLVVGWHLLRLRVSRADADKPPLSAPGRRALAAYALLLGGVLAAAALLRILDLPAAWHGLASPGLWLLVAAIFFTRGRPARPSLAKVWRAWLQVAPVTALFIVLGVLMAVSGMAAQLAQALARSGPLYLLGAPFVGALGGFVTGSNTGANAMFAATQAEIAQALGAPLLPFMAVHNVSASLLLMASPGKVEMAVQLLAQGTAQRRWVQQSVLMLDLVAVALMGVLNWSWARA, via the coding sequence ATGTACATGCTTCTGAGCGCCTTGCCCGTGGCCACCGTCATTGCCGCCTTGCTGGCGGGCTGGCGCTCGCTGCATGCTGCGGCGCTCGGCGTGGCGGTGGCGCTGCCGGTGATTGCCCTGGCGTTTGCCCAGCCCGCATCTCAGTGGCTGGCCGCAGGCTCGCACTGGACGCCGGTGCTGCTGGAAGTGCTGCTGATCGTGGCCGGCGGGCTGCTGCTGTCCGAGGTGTTGCGCGCGTCGGGAGCGCAGAAGGCCCTGGCCGACTGGCTGCTGGCCAGGGCCGGCAGCGGCACGGGCGCCGTGCTGCTGGTGGTGCATGGCATCACGCCGTTTGCCGAGTCGGTCACCGGCTTCGGCGTGGGCGTGACCATAGGCATACCGCTGCTCGCGCACTTCGGTCTGCCGCCGCGCAAGGTGGTGCTCATCGGCCTGCTGGGCCTGTGCGCCGTGCCCTGGGGCTCCATGGGGCCGGGGACGCTGGTGGCGGCCACCATGGCCGGCCTGCCCTTCAAGGAGCTGGGTCAGGCCTCGGCGCTGGTCAGCGTGATCCCGTTTGTCATCACCGGCATGGCGGCGGCGGCTTTGGCGAGTGGGCCGGGGCGTCGTGGGCCGGCGCTGCTGCAGGGGCTGTTGTCGGGTCTGTCGCTGACGGCGGCCGTGGCCTTGATGAATACCCTGGCCGGCACGGCGCCCGCAGGGGCGCTCGGAGCCTTGCTGGTGGTGGGCTGGCATCTGCTGCGCCTGCGCGTGTCGCGGGCGGACGCGGACAAGCCGCCCCTGAGCGCGCCGGGGCGGCGTGCGCTGGCGGCCTATGCGCTGCTGCTGGGCGGCGTGCTGGCGGCCGCTGCGCTGCTGCGCATCCTGGATCTGCCCGCTGCCTGGCATGGGCTGGCTTCGCCGGGGCTGTGGCTTTTGGTGGCGGCGATTTTTTTCACACGAGGCCGGCCGGCGCGCCCATCGCTGGCAAAGGTCTGGCGCGCCTGGCTGCAGGTGGCTCCGGTCACGGCGCTGTTCATTGTGCTGGGCGTGCTGATGGCGGTTTCGGGCATGGCTGCGCAGCTGGCGCAGGCGCTGGCCCGCAGCGGCCCGCTGTATCTGCTGGGCGCGCCCTTTGTGGGAGCGCTGGGCGGCTTCGTGACCGGCTCCAATACCGGGGCCAATGCCATGTTCGCGGCCACGCAGGCCGAGATCGCCCAGGCGCTGGGCGCGCCGCTGCTGCCATTCATGGCCGTGCACAACGTCAGTGCCTCGCTGCTGCTCATGGCTTCGCCCGGCAAGGTGGAGATGGCGGTGCAACTGCTGGCGCAAGGCACTGCCCAGCGGCGCTGGGTGCAGCAAAGCGTGCTGATGCTGGACCTGGTTGCCGTGGCACTGATGGGCGTACTCAATTGGAGCTGGGCGCGGGCCTGA
- the kynU gene encoding kynureninase, protein MTTLQDCQALDAQDPLRALRERFALPQGVIYLDGNSLGAQPKAAAARVAEVVTQEWGQDLITSWNKAGWITLPERLGNQFAPWLGAGQGELVFTDTTSINLYKVLSAAARIAREDAPGRKKLISERSNFPTDLYIAQSVCQEYGLELVLLEPEEIAGALQTDVAISMLTHVNYRTGAMHDMAAVTAAAHAQGILCVWDLCHSAGAVPVDLKGADADFAVGCGYKYLNGGPGAPAFVWAHPRLINRFWQPLSGWFGHAEPFKFVPDYHPAQGIQRYLCGTQPMISMSVLQCGIDIYTEAEAFGGMAALRKKSLALTDLFIQLVQERCQGYGLGLATPREHAARGSQVCLTREEGMGLNGQGSGAYAIVQALIARGVIGDFRKGDGGTGKHKDILRFGFTPLYVGFVDVWNAVEHLRQVLESGEWQQPEFNTVHAVT, encoded by the coding sequence ATGACCACTTTGCAAGACTGCCAGGCGCTGGACGCCCAGGACCCGCTGCGCGCGCTGCGCGAGCGCTTTGCCCTGCCCCAGGGCGTGATCTACCTGGACGGCAACTCCCTGGGCGCCCAGCCCAAAGCCGCCGCCGCGCGCGTGGCCGAAGTGGTGACGCAGGAATGGGGCCAGGACCTCATCACCTCCTGGAACAAGGCCGGCTGGATCACGCTGCCCGAGCGCCTGGGCAACCAGTTCGCCCCCTGGCTGGGCGCGGGCCAGGGCGAGCTGGTGTTCACCGACACCACCTCCATCAACCTCTACAAGGTGCTGAGCGCCGCCGCCCGCATCGCCCGCGAAGATGCGCCCGGCCGCAAAAAGCTGATCAGCGAGCGCAGCAACTTCCCCACCGATCTCTACATCGCCCAGTCCGTGTGTCAGGAATACGGCCTGGAGCTGGTGCTGCTCGAGCCCGAGGAAATCGCCGGCGCGCTGCAGACCGACGTGGCGATCTCCATGCTCACCCATGTCAACTACCGCACGGGTGCCATGCACGATATGGCAGCCGTCACGGCCGCCGCCCATGCCCAAGGCATTCTCTGCGTCTGGGATCTGTGCCACAGCGCAGGCGCCGTGCCCGTGGACCTCAAGGGCGCCGATGCCGACTTTGCCGTGGGCTGCGGCTACAAATACCTCAACGGCGGCCCCGGCGCGCCGGCCTTTGTCTGGGCGCATCCGCGCCTGATCAACCGCTTCTGGCAGCCGCTGTCGGGCTGGTTCGGCCACGCCGAGCCTTTCAAGTTCGTGCCCGACTACCACCCCGCCCAGGGCATACAGCGCTATCTCTGCGGCACCCAGCCCATGATCAGCATGAGCGTGCTGCAGTGCGGTATCGATATCTACACCGAGGCCGAGGCTTTTGGCGGCATGGCCGCGCTGCGCAAGAAGTCGCTGGCGCTGACCGATCTGTTCATCCAGCTCGTGCAAGAGCGCTGCCAGGGCTACGGCCTGGGTCTGGCGACACCGCGCGAGCATGCGGCACGCGGCTCCCAGGTCTGCCTGACCCGGGAAGAAGGCATGGGCCTGAACGGCCAGGGCAGTGGCGCTTACGCCATTGTCCAGGCGCTGATTGCACGCGGCGTGATCGGTGATTTCCGCAAGGGCGACGGCGGCACGGGCAAGCACAAGGACATTCTGCGCTTCGGCTTCACACCGCTGTATGTGGGCTTTGTCGATGTCTGGAACGCCGTCGAGCACCTGCGCCAGGTGCTGGAATCGGGTGAGTGGCAACAGCCCGAGTTCAATACCGTGCACGCGGTAACCTGA
- the kynB gene encoding arylformamidase, with protein sequence MTRQIWDISPAIHPAAPVFPGDTPYSQEWVASIGPGCPVNVSAIHLSPHVGAHADAPLHYDAQGAAIGAVDLDAFLGPCRVIHAIGCGPLIEWRHIAHAIDAGLPGRVLVRTYEKAPTGWDADLAAYAPETVQKLADLGVRLIGIDTASIDPASSKSLDSHMVIRQRGLRVLENLVLDEVGEGDYELIALPLKLTEADASPVRAVLRSLL encoded by the coding sequence ATGACACGCCAGATCTGGGATATTTCTCCTGCCATCCATCCTGCCGCACCGGTGTTTCCGGGCGACACGCCCTATAGCCAGGAATGGGTGGCCAGCATTGGCCCGGGCTGCCCGGTCAATGTCAGCGCCATTCATCTCTCGCCCCATGTGGGCGCGCATGCCGATGCGCCGCTGCACTACGATGCGCAGGGCGCGGCCATTGGCGCCGTCGATCTGGATGCCTTTCTGGGCCCCTGCCGCGTGATCCACGCCATAGGCTGCGGGCCGCTGATCGAGTGGCGCCACATAGCGCACGCCATCGATGCCGGCCTGCCCGGGCGCGTGCTGGTGCGCACCTACGAGAAAGCGCCCACCGGCTGGGATGCCGACCTTGCCGCCTATGCCCCCGAGACCGTGCAAAAGCTCGCCGATCTGGGCGTCAGGCTGATCGGCATAGACACTGCCAGCATAGACCCCGCCAGCAGCAAGAGCCTGGACAGCCATATGGTGATCCGCCAGCGCGGCCTGCGCGTGCTGGAGAACCTGGTGCTCGACGAGGTCGGCGAAGGCGACTATGAGCTGATCGCTCTGCCGCTCAAGCTCACCGAGGCCGATGCCTCGCCGGTGCGTGCCGTGTTGCGCAGCCTGCTCTGA
- a CDS encoding amino acid permease, producing the protein MANFDSIQQRETGLQQHLNSAQMTMIAIGGAIGTGLFMGSAFAIGFAGPSVLISYAIGAFIGLLLMGCLAEMTVAHPTSGSFGAYAEHYISPLAGFVVRYAYWGAVVLAVGMEVTAVGKYMAYWFPTVDPWIWVALFSVLLAAVNATSVKAFGQVEYWFSMVKVIAIVAFILVAAYVVFGTRPEGVGFDNYVVDGGFFPNGWWGTWVGVIVAIFSYLSLESIAIAAGEAQNPKQAVTRAFRTTVLRLVLFYLLSLALMLAIVPWSHAGTDKSPFVKVMEILQIPGAAAALNFVVLLASLSAMNSQLYVTSRMMFSLSRGGYAPKGLSKLSKSGVPLGAIAVSCLGMAVAMVLNVLKPTQSLELMMSIAMFGAMFAWFMVFVTHLFFRPRWQREHPGQKLEFRMWGFPVLTLVGALLMAGVIVTTLFTKEFHTTVLVGVPFLIVLVLVYALWYRKKIAP; encoded by the coding sequence ATGGCCAACTTTGACAGTATTCAGCAACGCGAGACAGGCTTGCAGCAGCACCTGAACTCCGCCCAGATGACCATGATCGCCATCGGTGGCGCCATCGGTACCGGCCTCTTCATGGGCAGCGCCTTCGCCATCGGCTTTGCCGGCCCCAGCGTGCTCATCAGCTACGCCATCGGCGCCTTCATCGGCCTGCTGCTCATGGGATGCCTGGCCGAGATGACCGTGGCCCACCCCACCTCGGGCTCCTTCGGCGCCTACGCCGAGCACTACATCAGCCCGCTGGCCGGCTTTGTGGTGCGCTATGCCTACTGGGGAGCCGTGGTGCTGGCCGTGGGCATGGAGGTCACGGCCGTGGGCAAGTACATGGCCTACTGGTTCCCCACGGTGGACCCATGGATCTGGGTGGCGCTGTTCTCGGTCCTGCTGGCCGCCGTCAATGCCACCAGCGTCAAGGCCTTCGGCCAGGTCGAGTACTGGTTCTCCATGGTCAAGGTGATTGCCATCGTGGCCTTTATCCTGGTTGCGGCCTATGTGGTCTTCGGCACCCGACCCGAGGGCGTGGGGTTCGACAACTATGTCGTCGATGGCGGCTTCTTCCCCAACGGCTGGTGGGGGACCTGGGTGGGCGTGATCGTGGCCATCTTCAGCTATCTGAGCCTGGAATCCATTGCCATCGCTGCCGGCGAGGCCCAGAACCCCAAGCAGGCCGTGACCCGCGCCTTCCGCACCACGGTGCTACGCCTGGTGCTGTTCTATCTGCTGTCGCTGGCACTGATGCTGGCCATCGTTCCCTGGAGCCATGCGGGCACGGACAAGAGCCCGTTTGTCAAGGTGATGGAGATTTTGCAGATCCCGGGCGCGGCTGCGGCCCTGAACTTCGTGGTGCTGCTGGCCTCGCTGTCGGCCATGAACAGCCAGCTCTATGTCACCTCGCGCATGATGTTCAGCCTCTCGCGCGGCGGCTATGCCCCCAAGGGCCTGAGCAAGCTCAGCAAAAGCGGCGTGCCGCTGGGCGCGATTGCCGTCTCCTGCCTGGGCATGGCCGTGGCCATGGTGCTCAACGTGCTCAAGCCCACGCAGTCGCTGGAGCTGATGATGTCGATCGCCATGTTTGGCGCGATGTTTGCCTGGTTCATGGTGTTCGTGACCCATCTGTTCTTCCGCCCGCGCTGGCAGCGCGAGCATCCTGGCCAGAAGCTGGAGTTCCGCATGTGGGGCTTTCCCGTGCTGACGCTGGTCGGGGCGCTGCTGATGGCGGGCGTGATCGTCACCACGCTGTTTACCAAGGAGTTCCACACCACCGTGCTGGTGGGAGTGCCGTTTCTGATCGTGCTGGTGCTGGTCTATGCTCTTTGGTACCGCAAGAAAATCGCCCCCTGA
- a CDS encoding AraC family transcriptional regulator, giving the protein MPAPSHHFHRHPALPWAELRISRQSCYSYRLHAHAQYSIGIVDEGETLFLHDDGPETLGAGSVVLIEPGHWHACNPETLQPWSYRMLFVQADWVHERLGVGALRFARRALNEPGISRRADSLCQPLASSATDTQLQLHAQSLADFLQLLGSAAHTHAAKPQLPDAVLPALQHMHRSPEDETSVQALALRCGMSPSRFIRRFRAVTGVTPGAYRLNLRLNGVRHLLAQGEPLASVAQQMGFADQAHMQRAFKAHHALTPGNYAAMPR; this is encoded by the coding sequence ATGCCAGCCCCCAGCCACCATTTCCACCGCCACCCGGCCCTGCCCTGGGCCGAGCTGCGCATCAGCCGCCAGTCCTGCTACAGCTACCGGCTGCATGCGCATGCCCAGTACTCCATCGGCATCGTGGATGAAGGCGAGACCCTGTTTCTGCACGACGATGGCCCGGAAACATTGGGCGCGGGCAGCGTGGTGCTGATCGAGCCGGGCCACTGGCATGCCTGCAACCCCGAGACATTGCAGCCATGGTCCTACCGCATGCTGTTCGTGCAGGCCGACTGGGTTCATGAGCGGCTCGGCGTCGGCGCCCTGCGCTTTGCCCGGCGTGCCCTGAACGAGCCGGGCATCTCGCGCCGGGCCGACAGTCTCTGCCAGCCGCTTGCCAGCAGCGCCACGGACACGCAGCTGCAGCTGCATGCGCAATCGCTGGCGGATTTTCTGCAGCTGCTGGGCAGTGCCGCCCACACTCATGCCGCAAAGCCCCAGCTGCCCGATGCCGTCCTGCCTGCGCTGCAGCACATGCACCGCAGCCCCGAAGACGAGACCAGCGTCCAGGCCCTGGCCCTGCGCTGCGGCATGAGCCCCAGCCGTTTCATCCGCCGCTTCAGGGCCGTCACCGGCGTCACGCCCGGGGCCTACCGACTCAATCTGCGGCTCAATGGCGTGCGCCACCTGCTGGCCCAGGGCGAGCCCCTGGCCTCGGTCGCGCAACAGATGGGTTTTGCCGACCAGGCCCATATGCAGCGCGCCTTCAAGGCCCATCATGCGCTGACGCCCGGCAACTACGCCGCAATGCCGCGCTGA
- a CDS encoding LysE family translocator — translation MLSSVLAMAGFALAGAITPGPVNVLALRHGNGRAGAAFCYVLGASLSYALIVWLMGQSGQWLLKQPELLRWAPRICALYLLWLAWQLAKAPGDHGGAARQSAPASLPAGPGGAFVQGIAIQSLNPKAWLVALSGIGMFVAPLAAQQVSLPSALLLFCTVSLLACLLGVGCWAALGHALTRWLNTPLRRQRLNQALAMVLVASVVSMLA, via the coding sequence ATGCTTTCTTCTGTTCTGGCCATGGCCGGATTTGCACTGGCCGGTGCCATCACGCCAGGACCGGTGAACGTGCTGGCCCTGCGCCATGGCAACGGCCGCGCCGGGGCCGCCTTCTGCTATGTGCTGGGAGCCAGCCTCAGCTATGCCCTCATCGTCTGGCTGATGGGCCAGAGCGGGCAATGGCTGCTCAAGCAGCCAGAGCTGCTGCGCTGGGCGCCGCGCATCTGTGCTCTCTATCTGCTGTGGCTGGCCTGGCAGCTGGCCAAGGCCCCCGGGGACCATGGCGGCGCGGCCAGGCAGAGCGCCCCCGCATCACTGCCGGCCGGCCCAGGCGGAGCGTTCGTGCAAGGCATTGCCATTCAAAGCCTCAACCCCAAGGCCTGGCTGGTGGCGCTTTCGGGCATCGGCATGTTCGTGGCCCCGCTGGCCGCGCAGCAGGTCTCGCTGCCAAGCGCATTGCTGCTGTTTTGCACCGTCTCCTTGCTGGCCTGCCTGCTCGGCGTCGGCTGCTGGGCCGCCCTGGGCCATGCACTGACCCGGTGGCTGAATACGCCACTGCGCCGCCAGCGGCTGAACCAGGCCCTGGCCATGGTGCTGGTGGCAAGCGTGGTCAGCATGCTGGCATGA
- a CDS encoding Stp1/IreP family PP2C-type Ser/Thr phosphatase, whose translation MVGRADMGRQRSNNEDSVGLEPQARPWPVAVLADGMGGYNAGEVASVMAVELITTSVQHGLAADESMLAAQCELTDALHMANTAIYAAAQTTPGCSGMGTTVVAALVLASEVLIAHLGDSRAYAWRAGRLQRLTRDHSLVQQDIDAGRITEADARTSRYGHLVTRALGVMPQVEPELSHWLLQQGDRILLCSDGLTDMLSDASLETLFEENLPLAQLQEALIEAANAAGGKDNIGVVLIEQDA comes from the coding sequence ATGGTGGGGCGTGCCGACATGGGTCGCCAGCGCAGCAATAACGAAGACTCGGTGGGCCTGGAGCCGCAGGCCAGACCCTGGCCGGTTGCCGTGCTGGCCGACGGCATGGGCGGCTACAACGCGGGCGAGGTGGCCAGCGTCATGGCCGTGGAGCTGATCACGACCAGCGTGCAGCACGGCCTGGCCGCCGATGAGTCCATGCTGGCTGCGCAGTGCGAGCTGACGGACGCCCTGCACATGGCCAATACGGCCATCTATGCCGCCGCGCAGACCACGCCCGGCTGCAGCGGCATGGGCACCACGGTGGTGGCCGCCCTGGTGCTGGCAAGCGAGGTGCTGATTGCCCATCTGGGCGACTCCAGGGCCTATGCCTGGCGCGCTGGCCGGCTGCAGCGGTTGACGCGCGATCACTCCCTGGTACAGCAAGATATCGATGCAGGCCGGATCACCGAGGCAGATGCCAGGACCTCGCGCTACGGTCATCTGGTGACAAGAGCGCTTGGTGTGATGCCCCAGGTGGAGCCCGAGCTCAGTCACTGGCTGCTGCAGCAGGGAGATCGCATTTTGCTGTGCTCCGACGGCCTGACCGACATGCTCAGCGACGCCAGTCTTGAAACCCTGTTCGAGGAAAACCTGCCGCTGGCGCAATTGCAGGAGGCCCTGATCGAGGCGGCCAATGCTGCGGGCGGCAAGGACAACATCGGCGTGGTACTGATCGAGCAGGACGCCTGA
- a CDS encoding YkgJ family cysteine cluster protein: MTHPCLSCGACCASFRVDFSVHESQEHGGSVPAGLVEEVTDYTCRMRGTDWARPRCAALVGKVGEKACCGIYEWRPSPCREFAAGSDACNRVRQRHQLPLLESGLI; this comes from the coding sequence ATGACCCATCCCTGCCTTAGCTGCGGCGCCTGCTGCGCGTCCTTTCGTGTCGATTTTTCCGTACACGAGTCCCAGGAGCATGGGGGCAGCGTCCCCGCAGGGCTGGTCGAGGAGGTCACCGACTACACCTGCCGCATGCGCGGCACGGACTGGGCCAGGCCGCGCTGCGCAGCCCTGGTGGGCAAGGTGGGAGAGAAGGCGTGTTGCGGCATCTATGAATGGCGCCCCTCGCCTTGCCGCGAGTTTGCTGCGGGCTCGGATGCCTGCAACCGCGTGCGCCAGCGCCACCAGCTGCCTTTGCTGGAAAGCGGTCTGATCTAG